The Stigmatella ashevillena genomic sequence AACACGGATGGAGGAAGCCACTAACCATCCATGACTACGGAGTTAAAAAGGGGAGGTGGCGGGAATCGAACCCGCCGCTCGGATCTTCTGGCGAGAGCGCTCCCACTCCAGTGCCGGACGGCGTTTTCGTTCCGGGCGAAGACGGCGTGCGCTTCGAGGCGTTGCCGCCGCCCACGCAAGGAGAGGTGGAGCGGTTGCTGAGGGTGGTGCGCCACCGGGTGCAGCGGCTCTTGCGTCTTCGCTCCGGGCGCGCAACTGCGGCCATTTCCGGTCCTCCAAGCAGGAGTGGAGGAGGCGAGTGGACGGTGGGAACATGCTCCCCCTCCCCGTCCAACCTGGATCGCCGTCCCCTCGGGTAGCATCACATACACTGGATGCATTGATGACGCACACCTGCCGCTGCGCCCGCGAACCGCATGGGCCCGCAGCCTACCCCAAGGACCCTGTCCCATGACCTCCACCCCTGGAGCGCCGTCCTCGCTTGCCCTGTTCCTCCTGGCTCCCGCCCTGCTCCTGGCGTGCGGCAGCGGCTCCCAAGGCGGCACCCCGTGCGGGAACACGCTCGCCCCTCCCACCACGGCCTATGCCTTCACCGACAACGTGGCACCTTCCGCCCACCCGCCGCGAGGGCTCCAGCCCAGCCAGGTGCCACAGTTCGTGAGCATCAGCTGGGACGACAACAGCCGCGAGGATGGCATGGCGTGGGCGCTCGAGCTGGCCGCGGCGCGGAAGAACCCGGATGGGACTCCCGTGAACATGACGTTCTTCATGACCACGAAGTTCATCGCGCGGGACGCCATCACCGATCCGAAGGCGCTCAAGAAGATCTGGCGCGAGGCCCTGGCCGCGGGCCACGAGGTGGCGCTCCACAGCGTGACCCACGAGACGAGCAAGAGCGCGGACGCGAACCGTTGGACCGAAGAGCTCACCGGCACCCTTGACGCGCTCACGAAGGACTACGACGCGAACGAGGAGCCTTGGGACACGTCGCTGAAGAGCGGTCCGGGGCTCCCGAGAGAGCCGCTGGTCGGCTAGCGCACGCCGGTGCTCGCGACGAACGATCTGCTCATGCCCGTCCTGAAGGCCCACGGGGTCTGGTACGACTCCAGCCTGGAGGAAGGCTTCCAGGACGACCAGGATGGGACCGACTTCCTCTGGCCCTACACGCTGGACAGCGGCTCTCCGGGGGACGCGTTCCTGGCGGCGCAGGGCGTCCAAGACACGAAGGCCCCCATCACCCGGCATGCGGGCCTCTGGGAGCTGCCGGTCTACACCTTCATCACCCCGCCAGAGATCCGGGCGGCGCTCAAATACCGCGTGAGCTGGTTCGACGACAAGAGCGGAAAGATCACGGGCTTCGACTTCAACCTGCTCACCCACTCCATGTTCCAGATGAACAAGGCAGAGTTCCTGGCGACGCTCAAATACACGCTGGATCAGCGGCTCCGGGGCAACCGCGCGCCCTTCCTCATCACCTTGCACTCTGACTACTACTCGCCCGAGTTTACGTATGCGCCCAACATCACCAGCGCTGAGCGCCGGGCCGCGATCGAGGAGTTCCTCGACTACGCACTCAGCAAGCCAGAAGTCCGGGTCCGCTCCTACAAGGAGATCTTCGACTGGATGCGCAGCCCCGCTGCGATGGAGTGCCACTAGCGAGCGCGAATGTCCTGCGCCTTTCTATGCGCCCTTCCTATGCGTTTACGCGCCACGCCGGATTGGGTCCGCCAAGAACCGATTGGGTCCCAAAATGTAAGCCCCGCCCCCTTTCTCAGAGGGAGGACGCTTGAGAGCGGCGGGTTGCTCTGCTTGGGAGCGGCGGGTTTCGAACCCGCGTCGGGCGGTGCGAAACTCCCAGCGGTATCGCGCCCTTACCTCGTAACCGCCCGGAACGACTTGGATTCGATATCCCGCCGCGTCCCACGTAGTCCCGCCCCGTTCCAGTTCGTTCCGCACTCTCACGCAACATAGACGCAACATGGCGGAGCCCTCCATCATTGCGCAGTAGAAGGGACGGAAGACCCTCCGCCCCCACAAGCCCCGCTCGATTAGGACTTCACTCACCTTGGTTTTCAGCCGATACCGGCAACTTGGCGTAAGGTGTTCGAATCGGTCGACTCCGCAGTGAGTTGCCGCGTATGCGGGTGATAGCTCCAAGCGGTGTCAGCCCCAATGAGGGCTCCCCAGATGGGGTAGTTCGGCAAGCCCAGGCCAGAGAATTCCGCACCGTATAAGCTACTCAAAAGCGCGAAATCTGCTTGGCTCGGCAACTGCATTCCGACACTGGCGCACAGATTGACCGCGTTCTGCCAAGTCGAGCCTTGCCTTGCCAGGAACTCCAGGCCCCTGATCCCTTTCACCGTCAACATATAATGAGTGTCACTGCCAGCAGTTCCCAGTGCAGTGATGGTGCTCTGACCGTTACGCAACACCGTCACCATGCCTTGTGCATCAACTCTCGCGACAGATTCATCGCTGCTGCTGTAGTTTGTTGCGCCCGGAGAGGGCCGCGAGAAACTCAAGAAACTCGGCAACTGCACAGGCAGCCTGATTTCACCATGAAGGTAAACCGCCATGAATCGGTGCGCCGTCAAATCGAGTTCATAGGCGGCACCATCAGTCACATCGCTCATCTGGGAAACTCCTGTGATAACTCACCCGACGCCATCATGACTCGGGGGCTTGGGTTGAACGGGAGAACAAAACTAGGTCCGCTACGACTATGACGCAAAGGCAAAGCCGCTGGGGCGCAGTGCGGTAATATCACGATGCCCAAATCTCCCCCTGCGACCATCTTCGCGGGCCCTGTGGTGTTTGCATAGGCGCCCCCGCGTGCGAAGTCTTGTCATTCTCAGTTACGCCCAATAAACGACAGCAATCGATACCGTGACGGGCGAAGAGTGAGCCGACTCCCTTTCGGCGAAAGGAAGCCGACACCGAGCGTAACTCAGACCGTACTGATGGTGTCTGCGTCCTGCTCGCGACGACGAAGGCGCCTCAAGCCCAGCGCGATAAGGGCTTCGTTTCTTACTGGCTGCTGAGCCCCTCAAAGCATCAAGGGCCAGCAAGGGGGGCGGCTACGCCGTGGTGTTCTCACCTAGAGAATGCTGTAGCTCCGTCCCAGCCATCCTTCTTCCAGCCTCATCCATGACGCTCATCAGTTCCGCGACCACATCTTCAGGGTTGAACGTCAACTCTCCGAGCCAGCGGCTCAAATCCGCCACCAGCGCCCCTGCCGTCTGGTAGCGCTCTCCGGGCATGGGATGAAGAAGCTTGCGGAGCGTGATGCGAAGGCCCTCATAGAGGTTTGCCGTCAACCGATCCACGTCCGCTTGCGTGTAGGTCGCCGCGCGCCAGATCGCATCCTCCAGCAGAGGGCTGCACCTCGAAAGCTGCGCCCGTTGGATGGCACGCATGACTCGGCGAAGCTGTGAGGGATTGAGGGACGCCTTCACCTCTTCGGTCACCTCATCCGGGGCATAGAGAAGATTATTGCCCGTGGACATTTCGAGCATGAGAACGCCCAGGGAGAAGAGATCCGAGCGTGCGTCAACGCGCTTGCCCAGAAGCATTTCCGGCGAGGAATAGAAGCCATCCCCTTGCAGGCGACGAGCAGTGGAAGGCACGCGCCCCGGCAAGGTGGAAAGTGCGAGGCCGAAATCAGAAACTCGAACGATTCCGTTCCAGTCCAGGAAGACGTGATCCGCATCGATGGCGCGGTGAACGATCTTCAAGGGGCGCTGCCATTGCTCGCCTTTTACACCGTGCGCGAACGCCAATACATCTGCGATCCGGGCACCGACAAACATCGTGAAATGAGGCGAATACCACCGTCGGCACTCCCCCACGAGCGTCAGCAGAGAACTCAAGCTATTACCGCTCGGATACTCGCTGATCACGTACCAAGTCCCCTCAACCTTTTTCAGCCCATGGACTTCAAGAATCCCCGGGTGGGCAAGAAACTTTGAGAGGCGCACCTGCTCTTCCAGCCTCACCCGAGCCCGCTTGATTCTCGATATCGGCGTGGTCGTAGCACTCGAAGGGCCAACCGCCTTGATCAGCACCTTATCTTGGGGCCGCCCTCCTTCACGTCGCCAAGCCAAAAGGAGGTGAACCCCCTGGTGAATCTCCCCCAAGTCTTCGCGGAACTCGTACTGAAAACCGTTCTCCTCGAAGAGAATCGCCCCTTTTGGAACTCCAAAACCGGTTGCTGACATGTTCGTCCCTCCGCTCGCGTGGCACCGAGCCGACGCGACGCAGGGGAATATTACCCGCAGGATTGGGAAAAAGGGAACTACCCCCCAGGTCATCCGATGTTGCTCGAGCGAGCGGGCGAAAATCTGAGCCTACCTGTCACGTCCCCCCGGCACATGTTCTCAGGGCCAGCGGTCCACAACGGTACCTTCGTTAAAGTTGCTAGCCTGCACGCGACCGTCCTTGAACCCATAGGAGCGGCTCTCCACCACGAAGCAAACAGGTCTCTCGTCCTGCCCAGGGAGCTTCACGCGGTCGTACCGCACCACAAGCGCAGGCCCGTCCGCGCGGCCCATCTTGTCCGAGAGGTAGTAAGCCTTCCCGTAGAAGCGGGTCCCAGGGGGGGCCACTTCGAGCTGCCTCCGATAATGCCCCTTCCCCTTCGGGACAACCCCCACCACTTCTGAGCCAGGGGTGAACCAGATCTGCTCATCTCTGCCGTGCCGGTCGTCGAGGACGAGCGAGAAGCGGTCGAAGTATCTCCAGTGAAGATCATTCACCATGGCACTCTCAGCGCCGTCCGGACAGGTGAAGGACTCGGGCCGGATCTGAGAACTGGGGCAGCCCGCTGCCAGTGCCGCAACAAGGGACAGCGCCGCGCATTCGGTAGCACTGACCTTGTTCCGAACGCGCGTGGGGCGCCCTTGGATCGAGACTTCGGGTGACGGCATCTTCACGGTTGAACCTTCCTTCTGGCCAGCGTCCGTCGCCGAGGGGAGGACCATCGGCGCGAGACTCGGGAGGGACATATCAAGGGGGGAGGTCATCGGCGGTGCGGAATGGTCCAGAATCGGGGAGGGAGCGTCTCCAGAGACGTGCCAGAAGGTCACAGCCGCAGTCAGGGCTATCACCAGTGCGGCGCCTGCGGCGAGCGCCCTTGAGGCCCTTCTGGGCGGCGTAAGGCCGTTGGAAGGCACCCCAGGAGGTCCCCCAACCCCGGAAGGCTCGGACGGCCACTGCTCGGAGGGGGCATGGGCGGGCACCATGTACTCGGCCCCCGAGCGCTCCAGGTGCTCTTCCAACTCGCGACGCAGGGCATCGGTGTCAACGGGGCGCTTGGAGGGATCCCGGGAAAGAATCCTCTCGACCAACTCGCTGAGCGCCAAGGGTATTCGGGGATTCACCCTCCGTACAGGAGGAGGTGGCATCAAGGGGTTGTTCGGGGCGATGCGCGGTCTGTTTTCCGCAGGTCGTGGGTCCGTCAGCAGTTCATAGAGCATGACTCCCAGCGCGAAGATCTCGTCGGCCACCTTGAAGGCATATCGTGCTCGGTGCTCGTTCTTGTGCTCGCGCAGGAACTTGAATTGCTCGGGTGCTCGGAAGCGCTCGGTCCCCGGTGGCAACCCTTCTTCCGTCAAGTCTTCGGCCAGTGTGTAGGTCGCGCAGCCGAAGTCGATGATGATGGGCTCCCCATCGCTCTTTCGGATCAGGACGTTGACCAGCTTCAAATCCCGATGAAGTACGCCTCGCTCATGCATGTACGACAGCGCGGACGCGAGCTTGACGAAGACTCGCAAAATCTCGTGGATCGTGGGGTGCTTGCGCTCCTTCCACTCCGCCAGCGTCCAGCCGTCCACATATTCCAACGCGACATACATATTGCCCGTTTCCGCGTATCCATGTCCTTGCGGTCGGATGATGTTGGGATGGTTTAGCATGAGGAGTGTTGTCGCCTCACGCACCATCCGTGCATGCGTCTGCTTGTCATCCCCGCTGGCTTCGCGGTGGCGCGCCATCTTGAGCGCATAAGGCTTGCCGTTCTTCTCCACCAAGTAGACGACGGCAAACCCACCGTTGCCGAGTTCCCTTGAAACATGCCAGCCGTCAACAAGGGCACCAGATGGCAGCCTCAGCAGATTCGATGTCATTTTTCTCCTCCCCTGACATACTTCGGGAAGCGCACGTCCGGAACCCGAAGACTGCGGCCATCGTTTCCACGCAGCTCAAGTGTGAAGTGCGTGTCAGTGTTCAGAATTGGTGCGTCCACTACGGCAATCACTTGCCCAAATTCTCCTGGATCGATCATGCCATCACCGTCCACCACCAGCCGCGCCCGCAGCACCAAGCCTAGCGTCCCCGTGAACGTTGCTTCTTGCGGTGCCCACTTGAGCTGTCTGGATTGATTTGTAATCTGCATCGACACCAGCGCCCAGCCCGTCCCGCGATAGAAGAGCCCTGAGTTTGCTTTAAGGCCCTGCGCTATATCTACAACCTCCTTGAGGGGTACGACTGACACGCCCGCTTTATCCACATAGCCGAGCAACACGAAATCCTCCGGTAGCGGCACGCGGGGCTGAGTTTCGTCTGGGCAGGGCGCGGTGGGCAGCTCGGGGCGCTGTACATCGATCCGGATGTCCACCTCGGCGGGGTCTGTCACCAGCACGAATGCCGCCCGCGACGGCGCCCGTCCATCGGCGAAGAAGACCCCGATCTCGTGGCGCTCGCCTTCCTGAAGGTCCGTCACGGCTTGAACGATCACCGAGAGTTCCCCTGCGTCCAGCACGCGGATCCGGGACTCCTCAAAGGTGAGGGTCTTCTTCTGGATCGGAGCTGGAAAGAAGAGCAGCGTCATCGTGCCTTGCGCCACGTGAACCTCGGGCAGTGGCTCAGCGGGGTTACCAGTGACGGTAACGGCTCGTGTGCGCTCTACGCGCCCCCCAGGCGTCGGCTCAGCTCGTGCCGCAGTCCCCCAGAGGAGCACGAGCGCCAGGGACAATCTAAGCGGTTGGAACAATGGTGGGTGACCTCCTGGATGGTCACGCTACCATCGTGAGCACTCACGCAGGGGGCCCAAATCCCACAGTCCGGGAGCTGCGGCGGCGTTCTGCCGGTACACCTTGCCGCCCCACAGGAAGGCGCCCCCGACAAGCGGCACGTTGTAAGCGGCGACCGGGCCGGTGGGCAGGAGGTACGCGACGAGCAGCTCGTTCTCCCAGCCACCCGGGCGGCCCTGCATCCAGTCCGGATCCAGTGTGCGCCCGTCTCCCACTGCAATGGCGCGGCAGTTCCCCTCACGTCCGGCCCTAACGTGAACGCCCGGACGGTGAGAGTGCCCAAAGGCGACTGTAAACCCCGGGCCTCCCCAGTCGTCAGCGACCTTCGCGGCGTGGTGCTTGGGGAACTGCTTCGCGACTTGGTGGCCGTGTAGAAGCCGCAGGTTCCCGTGCTTGAGCGGCTGTGACTTCTCGGGCACCCACTTGCTCCCCAGCGAGTCGCAGTCGAGGTCTTGGGCGAAGCGCTTCTAGAACCCGGAGACCAGAGACGGGGCGCTTCGGGAGAGCATCCGCAGAACGGCGCTGTCGTGGTTCCCTTCCAAGACGGTGAGCTTCGCGCGGGGGCAGGTCTTCCGCATGCTCTGTGCGAACTGCCCCCGTGTCAGCTTGGCGGGGGGTTAGTAGGTGATGCAGCTGAACGCCTTCGGCTGGCGCAGCTTGAAGTCGGCCTTCACGATCGCGCGGATGGTCGTCTCGTCGTACTCGGCGCGCGTGTCGTGCTCGGACAGGCTCAATTCCTCGTCGATCCCGTAGATGAATTGGCGCCAATCGGCACAGAACGTGATCCGCGTCACGGGGACCCGCGTCGTCATGACGAACGGGAAGCCGCGGATGGTTCCCTTGTCGAGCATTTCCTGACGGAAGATGAAGATGCCTGAATCCTTGAGCTGCATCAGCGCGGTCGCCCGGGTCGGGTGCAGAACCCAGCCGGCAGTGCCCATGCGAACGTGCGCCGTCATCGGCAGCTCGACCGCCTTGTCGATGTCGGCGAGGTAGGCCACAGCGGTCGTGCCTGTGTTCGCGAAGGTGTGCGCGCTGCCGAGCTGCACGAAGAGACCCTTCGGCGTGGCCCCCGTGCCATCACCGTTGAACCCGGCGTCGTCGAGCCCATCGGCCACGGTGGCGCGGAGGTCCTCCCCGACACCCGCGTCGCCGACCCCCGGCGTGCGCAGCAGGTCGTTACTGATATCGGTCAGCACCATCCCCTTGTGCGCCTTGAGTACAATCTTCCCGTACTTCGGCGCGCTTTTCGGAACAGTCTCCCCCTCGCCCACCCACTTGAAGACCGAAGTCCCCGTCTGCGTGCCCATGTGCAACTCGCCCTTGAACGCCTGTGTGCGCACGCCGAGCTTGAGCAGGGCGGCGTCGGGCCGCAGGAACTCGATCACCTCGCCGCTCTGCTGGATGGGTACGAGCACGCCTGCCGAGTCGAACTTGCTGAGCTGAACCGCCTTTTGCACGTCGGCGTTGCCGAAGCGCTTCGCGGCGTCGAGCAGATCGGCCGCGCCCGTGCGGCGCCCCAAGGCGACGACGCTCTTCGTGAACGCGCCGAAGTTCGCGACGCTCGCGTACACGCAGCCCTCGCGCGTCGCCCTATCTGTACCCACGCGGCCTGGCGCGCTGCGCACTGCGGAATCGACCAGCTCCCGCGCAACTTCCGGGCCCAGCGCTTTCACCATCTCCGCCATCTGATTGCGAGTCATTGCCTTGACACTCCTTGGATGTAAACCTTGAACGCCTCGACGAAGCCCTTCGCGGTTTCGGCGGCGTCGAGCCCCTTCGCCTTTTCGTCTTCCTCGTCATCCGCCTTCGGCGCATCAGCGGATGTCGGCTCGCCCGTACTGGGCTTGCTCTCGTCTGCGGGCGCATCACCGTTGCCGGTGGTCTGCTCTTCGCCCGCGTTAGGTTTGTCATCGTCCTTGTCGGACGCCTTCTGTTCGGCGTGGTTGCCGAGCAGCTCAGCGACCCACGTTGCGATGCGCTCGACAAGCTCGTCGTCTTCGAGTGCCTTCGAGCGCACGGCTCGCGCGTTGCCCGGAATCGTCACGATCGAGACCTCCAGCAATTCCTGAGCGTCACAGTCGAAGCCGCCCCGCTCGTTCTGCCGGTACTGCCCGGGGAGCATGAGGTAGCGGACGGAGACGGCGTTCAGGATGCCCTTCGCGACCTTGCGCTCGATCCGCTTGGCGAAGTCGTCGTCATCGTCGAACTCAACGTCGATCATCAACGCGTTGTTCTCGATGTAGACGCGCCCCTTGCCGATAGGCAGCGCGGGCGCCGCTCCTGTCCACGCGGCGTGCGCACCGTCGTCATGGTTGAAGAGAACGACACCGTTCGCGTTGTAAGCGTCGGTGCGCCATCCCTTGACGCTCAGCCGGTCGGAGTAGCGGTCAAAGTCACCGTCGCTTGCCTTGAACGTGTAGACACGGCTGGTGCTGTCAGCTTCGACGGGGGTCAGTGCTGCCGCATCCTTCCTCACGGCGGCGAGTTGCAAAGAGCGTGTGAGCGGCTTTTTCATTCCTACCGAGTAAATGAGTGCGGAATTTGCCCGTGGCTCAGTCATTTTTCGCGGCCTCGGTGTTCGCTTCCGCCGAGCTGCCCGCGGCTGGCGTGGGCGTCTCTTGGGGCTTGCTTGGCTTCTGTCCAGGCAGCAGCTCGGCAAAGCCCTGGCGCTCGGGGTGAGGCTTGAATCCGGCTTCGGTGCGCCATTCGTCGAAGGTGAACGCACTCGGCAGCGTTCCCATCACGCGCAGGCGGTGCTCGCGGTCTGCGGGAACGGGCGAGTCGTAGGAAAGGATCACGTCGTCTTGAAAGCGCGGTGCCAAGTGCTTCTGCATGGCTGCCAGGAACACTTCGGCGCGCGGCTTGGTGGCCTGCTCGGCAAGGTGTTCCCGTGCGGCGTAGCTCGTCGCTTTATTGCTATTCGTCACGTCGCCGACGATCTCGGGCGGCACGCGATAGACCATCCGCACGAAGTCCATGAGGAAGCGGCGCAGGTCGATGAGCTGCATATCCTTGAAGGGCGTATCCAGGCGCGCGAACGTGGTCCGGCCACTGGTGATCATGACGCGCCCTGCGTTGGCGGGCCCCCCATACTCGCGGGCCAACGACTCCTTGAACGCCTTCGCTGGCCCCGCTTGGCTCTCGCTGAACCCCTCGATCGAGATGACGGCGCCAGGCAGCATGTTGTTGTAAAAGGCATTCTTCGTGTAGCGCGCCGCGTGCTCGTCCGTGTCGACCTCATCACCCAGCGCGTAGGCGATGCCGATCCCGCGGCCGAGCGGGTCCGCCGGGTTCAGGCGCTTCACGTAGAGCACGCTCGGTGCTGGAAGCGTGAACAGGCGCCCGCCCGCCGTGATCGTGAAAGTGCGCTCGGGCTTCGGCTTGCTCAGGTCGGGAAGTGCGAGCACACAGTCGGGCGGAACCGGCCACAGGCCCACCGGCACCCCAGCGACTTCCTCGACGACCGCGAAGAACTCGCCCGTCAGGTCGTAGTGCGTGCAGAAGAGTTTCGCGAAGTCGCGGCCCGTCATGTAGTCGTTCGGATCCGCCAGTAGCCGCAGAAGGGGATGGTCGATCAGCTCGACTGCACCCGCCACGTTGACGAGCGCCTTCAAGCGCTCGCGGCGCACGTCCCCACCGGCCCGGCGAAGGGAGATGTCGACGAGCGACTTCTGCGTCACGGGGTCGCGTCGCTGAAAGGCGCGCCACGTCACATCCGCAAAGGCATCCCCTACGGTGTCCACGATCGCCCCAAGCCAGGGCATCTCAGCGTAGGAGGCCAGCAGCGCGGGCACCTCCCGCCGTGGTGGGGCCGACGTCCAACGGCTGAGTTCCAAGCCGGTCCCCTTGCGCTTGCCGCCTCTCAGCACGGCGCGCACCTTGTCGAGCATTCCCATTGCGTAGCCTCACCCTGCGAAGAACTGTTCAGCGAAAACCAAGTCGTGGATACCCCAGCAGAAGGCATCGATGCGGTCGTCACGGCGACGCCGTTCGGCCACGTCACGCGACGCTTGAAGGGCTCATAGCGCAGCGTGAAGCCGAGAGGAGACAGGGCCAAGAGCCCGGAGGGTCCCCGGATCATCGTGTCACGCACGTCTGCTGCGGTCGGGCCGATGAGCGCTCCGGCGCTCTTCGCCTGCCACACCTTTTTGATGACCCACCGGGCACCGCGCCACGTCTTCCCGAAGCTGCGGCCAGCCATCACGAAGCACGTCGAGAACTTGTCGGGCGGCACCTGTTCGCGGCGGGCCCAGAAGTCCAGGTCGAAGACGAACAGCTCGACCTCTTTGTCTTCGAGCCCGCCGAAGAGCTTCGCGAGCTGAGCGCGGGAACCAACCGCGTTGACCATTCGCGACGCAGGTAACTCGTGGGGCGCGAGCCCTTCGGCGAACTGTACCCACCAGGACCCGCGTGTCAGGACCCTACGCATGGGAGGCACCCTTGTCGTCGGCCTGCTCGGACGTGGCGCAATACTCTGCGGCGGGCACGGGCACGGGCACGGGAGGCTCGTCTGGCAGGAACTTGCTCAGGCGGTCGAGCAGCAGTTCACGTAGCGCAGCTGTATCGGCGGCTTGGTCCTCGGGATTCTTCGCCTCGACGTTGTCGCGTCGGCCGTACAGCTCCGGGAAGCGTCGGCTCAGAAGCCACTGGACGTGTTTCGGGTTCGAGGTGGAGGCGGCCTGTAGGGTTTCGGTCGCTTCCTGCATGAACTCCGCTTCGGCGCGGTTCACGGCAACGTGGAACTCACGATAGAGCCCACGGGCTTCACTGGCCCCCCGGTGATACCAACGGGAAAGGGTCTGCTCGTCGACGCCAACAAGACCGGCCGCAGCACGGCGGAAAAGACCCGAACTCAGATGCTCGCAAATAACCTTTTGGACGTCGGGGGTAAGTTTGGTTGGGCGGGCCACATACCCTAAATGAGTGCGGATTTTACGAGTGGCCCACCGATCGGTTCAGATTTTAGGCCCCGCCCCCAACGAAACTCCGCAGCGCGTTTTTTCTCAAAATTTTCTGAGCGTGTGCGCACTCCGGGCAAGGTTTGATTTCACCTTTGACAGAAAAGCCGAGCCGGGGGCGCCTATCTCTTCTGTCGCACCTGACCACTTTGGCCCACTTTCATCCACATGCTACCCGAAAACCTCACCCTGCCCAGTCAAGGAAAGTAGAGTCGACTACCCAGCTCAAATATTGACCATCCCGTCAACGAAGCTGAAAACCTCTGTTTAGGACGGCCAGCGACAGGCAGGAACAGGACGGTTATTGCGGCCACTTTCTCACCATTGCCTACAGGGACACACAATCTTGCGAGGACTCATAATGACCAGCAACGATGAGGCTCCCGAAGAGTACGTGGAACACTTCAAGCGGCACAATCTGTCGATCGGTAGACGAATTGGCAGCGGAGCATCTGGAAGCGTTTATCGCGCAAATCAACCAAAACTGGGGCGTGATCTTGCAATCAAGTTATTCGATCACACTAGCGGTAAATCTGACACCCTTAGCCGAAAACGCTTTGAGCGCGAGGCCAGACTTCTCGCCAAAGCGCAGCACCCATCCATTCCCTTCGTGCTCTCGTGCGGCGACGTGCCCTGCAGTTCAGGGAATTCGACGCCGTATATTATTATGCAACTCATTGAGGGCAATCGCCTCGACGCAATCATTGCAAAAGAAAGATCAACGCCCAAAACCGCCATATTCTACATGAAACAAATCTTGGCCGCACTGGCTTGCGCGCATCAGCACAACATCATCCATCGAGATGTCAAACCCGAAAACATACTCGTATCAAACGCAGGGTCGGGACACTGCTATCTTATAGATTTCTCGGTAGGCGTTAGCTTGGTTTCCACTCCTGGATTGACACGTGTAACGGGAGACAAGCGCCCTCCTGGTACATGGCTTTATGCTGCGCCGGAGCAACTTGAAGGGAAAGAAGTCGATCAACGAGCCGATCTTTTCTCAGCGGGCCTTGTTCTTTTTGAGTTGTTGACGGGTCGAAGAATCACCAAGCCCGAACTTTCAGAAGTCGAACTATCC encodes the following:
- a CDS encoding phage portal protein; this encodes MLDKVRAVLRGGKRKGTGLELSRWTSAPPRREVPALLASYAEMPWLGAIVDTVGDAFADVTWRAFQRRDPVTQKSLVDISLRRAGGDVRRERLKALVNVAGAVELIDHPLLRLLADPNDYMTGRDFAKLFCTHYDLTGEFFAVVEEVAGVPVGLWPVPPDCVLALPDLSKPKPERTFTITAGGRLFTLPAPSVLYVKRLNPADPLGRGIGIAYALGDEVDTDEHAARYTKNAFYNNMLPGAVISIEGFSESQAGPAKAFKESLAREYGGPANAGRVMITSGRTTFARLDTPFKDMQLIDLRRFLMDFVRMVYRVPPEIVGDVTNSNKATSYAAREHLAEQATKPRAEVFLAAMQKHLAPRFQDDVILSYDSPVPADREHRLRVMGTLPSAFTFDEWRTEAGFKPHPERQGFAELLPGQKPSKPQETPTPAAGSSAEANTEAAKND
- a CDS encoding terminase large subunit domain-containing protein; the encoded protein is MVNAVGSRAQLAKLFGGLEDKEVELFVFDLDFWARREQVPPDKFSTCFVMAGRSFGKTWRGARWVIKKVWQAKSAGALIGPTAADVRDTMIRGPSGLLALSPLGFTLRYEPFKRRVTWPNGVAVTTASMPSAGVSTTWFSLNSSSQGEATQWECSTRCAPC
- a CDS encoding serine/threonine-protein kinase, with the protein product MTSNDEAPEEYVEHFKRHNLSIGRRIGSGASGSVYRANQPKLGRDLAIKLFDHTSGKSDTLSRKRFEREARLLAKAQHPSIPFVLSCGDVPCSSGNSTPYIIMQLIEGNRLDAIIAKERSTPKTAIFYMKQILAALACAHQHNIIHRDVKPENILVSNAGSGHCYLIDFSVGVSLVSTPGLTRVTGDKRPPGTWLYAAPEQLEGKEVDQRADLFSAGLVLFELLTGRRITKPELSEVELSLLSPSLKPLLQKACHPNLPQRFQSANDFRAELERLEFAGISLEFAGINRVTSRDALCLNFRCPGTRWGMKGWYEGPNIIIDTTKSFCKDCGNSLVYPCAHCGAPFSDSQYCPDCGHTHYEKPFCEKCFTILNKRDRYTNTVKNGCASCKADDDIPF